CGGGGCTGGCCGAGGGGCTGCGCATCCTGGCCAAGGTGCGCAGTGAGGTGGGCGTGCCCGTGCTCACCGACGTTCACGAGGACACGCCGGTCGACGAGGTCGCCGACGTGGTCGACGTATTGCAGACGCCGGCGTTTTTGGTCCGGCAGACCAACTTCATTCAGCGCGTCGCCGCGGCCGGCAAGCCGGTCAACATCAAGAAGGGGCAGTTTCTCGCTCCGTGGGATATGCAACATGTCGTGGACAAGTGCCGCGCCGTCGGCAACCACGATGTGATGGTGTGCGAGCGCGGCGTGTCGTTCGGCTACAACACGCTGGTGTCCGACATGCGCGGTCTGGCGATCATGCGGCGGATCGGTTGTCCGGTCGTGTTCGACGCGACCCACTCGGTCCAGCAGCCGGGCGGCCGCGGTGCGGCATCCGGTGGCCAGCGCGAGATGGTGCCGGTGCTCGCGCGCGCGGCCGTGGCGGCGGGCGTCGCCGGCCTGTTCATGGAGGTCCACCCGGATCCGGACGCGGCGTGGAGCGACGGCCCGAACCAGTGGCCGCTGTCGCGCACCGAGGAGCTGCTCGAGGGGCTGCTCGCGATCGACCGCGAGGTCAAGCGGCGTCCGTACCTCGAGGACGAGGAGGACCTGTGACGGCGGCGCTGCGCGACCGGCTCGCGCGCGTGCGGCTCGTCGTCACCGACGTCGACGGGGTGCTCACCGACGGCACGCTGTGGTACGCCGGCGACGGCGAGGCGATCAAGGCGTTTCACGTGCGGGACGGGGCCGGCATCCGCGCGCTGATCGACTCGGGGGTGGAGGTGGCGGTGGTGACCGCGCGCCGGTCCGAGGCGGTGGCGCGGCGGCTGGCCGACCTCGGCGTCGCGCGTTACCTGCCCGGGCGGGCGGACAAGCGGGACGCGCTGGCCGAGTTGGCGGCCGCGGCCGGCGTCGACGCCGGCGAGGTGGCGTACGTGGGGGACGATGCGCTCGATCTGCCGGCGCTGGCCGCGGCCGGTGTCGCGATCGCGGTCGCGGACGCGCATGCGAGCGTGCGCGCTGCCGCCGACTGGGTGACGCGCACGCCGGGGGGCCGGGGCGCGCTCCGCGAGGTGGCCGACGCGATCTGCGCGGCGCGCGCGGCGGCGGACCCGCGGTTTACGGTGGCGATCCCGGCGCGCTACGGGTCCGAGCGCCTGCCCGGCAAGCCGCTTCGCGCGATCGCCGGACGGCCGATGATCGAACACGTCGTGCGGCGAGCCGTCGACGCCGGGGCGGCGGAGGTGTGGGTGGCGACCGACGACGAGCGCATCGCCGCCGCGGCGCGGGCCGCCGGCGCGCGCGCCGCGCTCACGTCGCCGGCGTGCGCGTCCGGTACGGATCGCATCGCGGCGCTGGCGGAGCACGTCGGTTGGTCCGACGACCGCATCGTCGTGAACCTGCAGGGTGACGAGCCGGCGATGCCGCCGGCGCTGGTGCGCCTGGTCGCCGGCGAACTGGCGGCGCGGCCCGATGTGGGAATCGCGACGGTGGCGGTACCGGTGCGGGCGCCGGCCGAGCTGTTCGACCCGAATGCGGTCAAGGTCGTGTGCGCCGACGACGGTCGCGCGCTGTGGTTTTCGCGCGCGCCGATCCCGTGGGTCCGCGGCGCGTTCGCGCTCGGCGCGGCGCCCGACGAGCTGCCGGCGGGAGTGCCGTTTTTGCGCCATGTGGGGTTGTACGCGTATCGGGTCGGCGACCTGCGCCGGCTCGCGGCGCTGCCGCCGCACCCGCTCGAGACGGCCGAGCGGCTCGAACAACTGCGCGCGCTCGCGGCCGGCGTCGGCGTGTACGTTGCGCGCGCCGACGCGGCTCCGCCGGCGGGCGTCGATGTGCCGGAGGACATCGCGCGCGTCGAGGAGGTGCTTCGTGGGCGCTAGCGCGCGAGGCGATCGGAGCGCGGCGCGGTGGACCCCGGGTGGCGCGGCGCTGCCGGCCGGCGCGGAAGCGGGCGCGGTGTGTGACGCGGCAGCCGGCGACAGCGCGCCGTGGCGGACCGTCGGCGTGTTCTCGCGCCGCCTGGCGCGGACGCCGCACTTGCCGGCGCTCGTCGGCGCGCAGCGGATCGCGCGCTTCCCGCCGGCGGCCCGTGCCCGCGACCTCGACGCTGTCGTCGGCTGGGGGCGCAAGCGCCGCCACGAGCGGGCGCGCGCCTACGCCGCGCGCCACGGACTGCCGTACTGGTGTGCCGAGGACGGATTTCTTCGTTCCGTCGGCCTCGGCGTCTCGGGCGCCGCACCGCTGTCGATCGTGCTCGACGACCGCGGCATCTACTACGATGCCACCCGGCCGTCGAGGCTCGAGGCGCTGCTGGCGGCAGACGGCCCGGTGTGCGACACCGCCGGCGCGGAGCGCGCGCGGGCGTGTATCGACGCCATCGTCGACGCGGGGCTGAGCAAGTACAACCATTCGCCGCCCGGCCCCGTCCGCCTGCCGGGGCGCCGGCCGCGCGTGCTCGTCGTCGACCAGACGCGCGGCGACCTGTCGGTGCGGCTCGGCCTGGCCGATGCCGCCACGTTCGACGCGATGCTGCGCGCCGCGCGCGACGAGAACCCGGGCGCCGACCTCCTCGTCAAGACGCACCCGGACGTCGTCGCCGGCAAGAAGCGCGGCTATCTGGCGCGCGTCGCCGAACCGGGCGTCCACGTCGTCGCGGAACCGATCAACCCGATCCGGTTGGTGCAGCAAGTCGACCGCGTCTACGTCGTGACCTCGCAGCTCGGGTTCGAGGCCGTGATGGCCGGCATTCCGGTCACCTGCTTCGGCGCGCCGTTTTACGCGGGCTGGGGGCTCACCGACGACCGCGCGGCGATCCCGCGCCGGGGCCGGTCGCGTTCGGTCGAGGAGGTGTTTTTCGCCGCGTACATCGCGTACGCGCGCTACGTCGACCCGGACACGGGCTGTCCGTGCGACATCGAGCGCGTCATCGACCACCTCGCGCTTCAGCGGCGCATGTTCGAACGCAACCGCGGCCGGTGGGTGTGCTTCGGGTTTCGGCCGTGGAAGCGCGGCTACGTGCGCGCGTACCTGCGGTCGCCGGGCGGCTCCGTGGCGTTTGCGCGGGACGCCGAGCACGCCGAGTCGCTCGGCGTCGGGCCCGACGCGCACCTGTTGGTGTGGGGACAGCGCGCCGGCGTCGACGTCGAACGATTGGCGCGCCGGCTCGGGCGCCCGATCGCGCGCATGGAGGACGGATTCTTGCGGTCGGTCGGGCTCGGGTCGGATCTCGAGGTGCCCGCGTCGCTGGTGGTCGACCGCGCGGGGATCTACTACGATCCGACGCGTCCGAGCGACCTCGAACGAATCCTGCAGACCGCGGAGTTTTCGCCGGACGAGTTGGCGCGCGCGGCACGCCTGCGCGAGCGCATCGTGGCGGCGGGTGTGAGCAA
Above is a window of Deltaproteobacteria bacterium DNA encoding:
- a CDS encoding 3-deoxy-8-phosphooctulonate synthase, whose product is MELAGHVVGNRCPLFLIAGPCVIEGEAMALDTAAALADIARRLGVPYVFKSSFDKANRTSATAPRGPGLAEGLRILAKVRSEVGVPVLTDVHEDTPVDEVADVVDVLQTPAFLVRQTNFIQRVAAAGKPVNIKKGQFLAPWDMQHVVDKCRAVGNHDVMVCERGVSFGYNTLVSDMRGLAIMRRIGCPVVFDATHSVQQPGGRGAASGGQREMVPVLARAAVAAGVAGLFMEVHPDPDAAWSDGPNQWPLSRTEELLEGLLAIDREVKRRPYLEDEEDL
- the kdsB gene encoding 3-deoxy-manno-octulosonate cytidylyltransferase; its protein translation is MERRPEPVAAVAHRGAARGAARDRPRGQAASVPRGRGGPVTAALRDRLARVRLVVTDVDGVLTDGTLWYAGDGEAIKAFHVRDGAGIRALIDSGVEVAVVTARRSEAVARRLADLGVARYLPGRADKRDALAELAAAAGVDAGEVAYVGDDALDLPALAAAGVAIAVADAHASVRAAADWVTRTPGGRGALREVADAICAARAAADPRFTVAIPARYGSERLPGKPLRAIAGRPMIEHVVRRAVDAGAAEVWVATDDERIAAAARAAGARAALTSPACASGTDRIAALAEHVGWSDDRIVVNLQGDEPAMPPALVRLVAGELAARPDVGIATVAVPVRAPAELFDPNAVKVVCADDGRALWFSRAPIPWVRGAFALGAAPDELPAGVPFLRHVGLYAYRVGDLRRLAALPPHPLETAERLEQLRALAAGVGVYVARADAAPPAGVDVPEDIARVEEVLRGR
- a CDS encoding capsular polysaccharide biosynthesis protein; protein product: MCRRTSRASRRCFVGASARGDRSAARWTPGGAALPAGAEAGAVCDAAAGDSAPWRTVGVFSRRLARTPHLPALVGAQRIARFPPAARARDLDAVVGWGRKRRHERARAYAARHGLPYWCAEDGFLRSVGLGVSGAAPLSIVLDDRGIYYDATRPSRLEALLAADGPVCDTAGAERARACIDAIVDAGLSKYNHSPPGPVRLPGRRPRVLVVDQTRGDLSVRLGLADAATFDAMLRAARDENPGADLLVKTHPDVVAGKKRGYLARVAEPGVHVVAEPINPIRLVQQVDRVYVVTSQLGFEAVMAGIPVTCFGAPFYAGWGLTDDRAAIPRRGRSRSVEEVFFAAYIAYARYVDPDTGCPCDIERVIDHLALQRRMFERNRGRWVCFGFRPWKRGYVRAYLRSPGGSVAFARDAEHAESLGVGPDAHLLVWGQRAGVDVERLARRLGRPIARMEDGFLRSVGLGSDLEVPASLVVDRAGIYYDPTRPSDLERILQTAEFSPDELARAARLRERIVAAGVSKYNVGRPVAWRPPPGRRVVLVPGQVEDDASIRLGCRDIRTNLDLLAAVRRVAPDAFLLYKPHPDVLSGNRTGGAARDAAHAWCDRIEEEASLAQCLEMADEVHTMTSLVGFEALLRGLRVVTYGQPFYAGWGLTEDRHPVARRTRRLSLDELVAGVLLRYPIYLNRATGQFTTPEVVMDQLVAERERRADARTVKVSWPRRQLRKLAAATRGVLHAP